The Elgaria multicarinata webbii isolate HBS135686 ecotype San Diego chromosome 7, rElgMul1.1.pri, whole genome shotgun sequence nucleotide sequence ACAACACTGACGAAACTGGAGGTAAAGAGACTGCCACTCAATTTCAATAGTTATTTCCCCCCTatttcctccaccccccaaatCCAACCCCACACTGCATATAACATGCTACATATAGATGGCATATATAATCTCAAACAATGTTTTTGTCTTGTTCTGTGGGCCTAGTACAAGGTTCCAGATGGCATGTAGAAGCATGAAATCATGCTGTTTTGTCAGGCTTCAAGACCCAGGAGAATGGGCAGAATTTAGAATGCATTCCTCTCCCTATCCATAAGAATAGCTGAAAATTCAGAGAGGCAACACTAAGGATGATAATCCATTTTGGTGATGTCTGGATTCATACATTGGAGATACTTGCACAAGTGTCCAGATCCTTGTTTACTCTGGAGGTTGAGATATTCTGGCAACTAGGTCATGATGGCTTCTTGATTCCTCTTGATATTTTCTCTCCCTGAAGCACTGCTGCCTAAATGCTTGAAAAGTCAGAGTAAACAGGCTGGAGGTGAAAAGGATTTGGTTACAGCCAAAAGGAGAGCTACATTTggcaattttaatatatatatttaaaattcttGCCTCTTAAATTCCTTTGAGACAAAATAATGGGACAGGTTTTTCATTTCTATGGCATCACTATCAGAAACAAAACTACCAGCATCAACTGATCTATAACAAGTTAGTTCACTCTGCATGAAGGACGTTACAGCACATCAAAATAATAGATAAAGCTTACAGctcatcattttctttttttcctattttcttttttgcatttaacGTTGtctatattttgtttttgctatacgaTTAAGTAGCTCCAGTTTCCACGTTAATGGCCCCCAAGCAGGTTTGAGAGGAAGCCCGAggacttcttcttttcttgtgGTTCTGCGTCTTGGCCTTTGGTAAGCTCCAGTTCACTTTCCATCTGCTCAAGCTCCGACTGGTCAAGCAGTTCAAAATCATCTCCTTCCTCTGTGTCTGTCTCTTCGTTTAAATTTGGGTCTGCTTGGATGGACTGCAACTGGTCTCTGACAGCTGCTGACACCACAGATGTTACAACATCACCAGCAATGGCTCTCACTAAGTTGAAGGCCTGGTCGTTCATCAACGGCAAGGAGAGGCCTGCTGCAGAGTGCCCCTCCTTAGCCTCCTTGCTACCCTGATTTGATGAGGTAAGAAGATGGTCCTTCTTTCTGTCTTGCTGGACTGGCAGGCCAATGCTTGAATCATCCTCATCATTTGTTCCTGCAACATTTTCTACAGATGGGAATTCTGTAAGATCTCTCACGAAAGCTTCCTCATGATCACTTGGGCGATCGAAATCTATTAAATGATTCACACGAAAAAAGGCTGTCATAAATGAGAAACCACCACAATTACCACGCCAACTTGATTTCTGTGTCATGATGCTATACAATTTCCTAAAGAAATATTTGAATGAtctcttttaaatttgttggttgtttttatgctcttcatggtttttaatttttgtgaacggcccagagagcttcggctattgggcggtataaaaatgtaataaataaataaattcctacaatactcaaaatcccaaatgtcgGTCTATAAGTCAAATCAGAATgagcaaataaaaaacaaaactcatTAAACATTTTAACTGATGGAATATGACACCCACCTAATATAAAGTAGGTTACACTAGCAGTGTCATAACTATTGGGGGATGAGGaggcaaaggaaaggaagaagtctGGCAGAAAGACTGACAGATCTCAAGAGGTAAAACGTTTCTAAAAAATAGGTTAAAAAATAGAGATGActtccatgttgcaggttggggttaaagatggcttctatATCAAACAGTTTATGGCCACTAGTTTACTATACCAacaaaacaaattgaagcttaatccagacaagacagaggtgctcctggtcagtcgaaaggcagatcagggaatagggattcagcttgtgctggatggggttacactccccctgaagacacgggtccgcagcttgggtgtacttctggattcagccctgagcctggatgcccaggtttcagcagtggccaggagtgcatttgcacagttaaagctagtgcgccagctgcacccgttcctagagatgtcagatctGGCCAcgatgacacatgccttagttacatcctgattggattactgtaatacgccttatgtggggctgcctttaaagagtgttcggaaacttcagctggttcaaagagctgcagccataGTGCTGACCAGGGCTAGTTAcaaggagcatacaactcccctgttaaaacggctccactggcttccagtctgtttcccggCACAATTcacagtgctggttatgatctataaagccctatatggctcaggtccaggttatctaaaagaccgtattctcccttatgagcctgcccatgctatgagatcttctggggaagcccttctttcagtcccaccataaTCATGGGCgcgcctggtgggaatgcaggagagggccttctcagtggctgctctagtgctctggaactctcttcccagggaagctagactggcttccttcttgatgtgctttcggaggcaggcaaaaacattttcgTTCCAGCGAttaatctggacctccgtctgtgctaatgtcttttaaaattgtcatgtattttaaatgttttaatattggaatatattttaaacttttgtatatttctattcataggttttaaaatgtatatgttttaaattttgtaaggtcaCCTTGAGGCCCggtactgggcaaaaggcaggatacaaataaatttaaCATCAACAACTACTACTCAAagtatgttaaaatgtatttgagAATGACGTTCGATGGattgtaaaatatatttatttgcaggAAAGATGGAAGACTTGAAGTTGCGCATACCATCAGATGTGTCTGTCTGTGGAGTGTTTCCCTCAGATAGATTGAAAGTCCCATTGTCAGTCCAAGACACTTCTGATATATCTGTATCTGATACAGACATCTCTTTGGCCACAACAGCTGGGCTAACCTGTATTTTGagaaatcaaaatggcaaatgtaacACTCTTAGACTGTAGGCTAAACTGAATAATTACACATTAAAACCTGGGCAACTACTCTTTATATGCTCAAGAAATTTAAAGTTTTAACTAAATGCAAAGAGCAAAAGACCCCTGCATCAATATAGAAACAGCATTGTAATGTTAACTTTATCATTGTCCATTTTGGTACATTAAGTATGCCTTTATTTGCCATACTAAAGCAGAATGGTGAGAATGGTGAAGATATACCTAAATTCTAATCATTTTCTAGATAAGCTAAGAAGACAAGTTTGTCTAGAGCTATaatgagaaaaaaaaagaaaagcacaattTCTTTAGGGTAACTCAACCACCACCATCTGCCTAATTTAAACATGCATTTCAATACATCCTCAACAAAATTTCCCCTGCTATAATGATgagtaaatttatttatgtattacatttctacacctccCAATAGCCCAAGATCTAAATATGCAAAGATAAGTTCAGTTAGGTATCCTTAGAATTTTACATGTTCAAACTGTACATGCAGGGGATCAGGATTGTACCAGCTTGCCCCACCTGCATAGAGTTACATATTTAGCCTATTGTTTGCACACATAGGAATCGTTGTGCATATGCCCTATCCATGCAATCTCTACACCACAAAATTGAGCCATACAGATTGCATACGTCAGGGGTAATTTGAAATGCCCTCCcagtgttttagcctacaactcccatcaaccatagccaacatagctaatggtgagagaTGGCTGCAGTTGgtgaccaaaacatctagaggaccacaagaTGCCCATTCCTGGCATAGATCAAGCATAGATCAAGACTATGAGCATTGGCCCTTATCCAAATGTCAAACAGAATGTGTGAACAGCAGGTGACAGCAGTGTGCCACAGGGAGAGGGGGAATGGGCCAATGTGATCCTGATCTTACTTTGGTGTAGTGTACACTTTGAATGTCTGTGCAGGATGTTTGATGCTGATATCTGAAAGCTCAGTATGTTAAACAGCTACACTTACCGAGATTGTATTCTGTTGTGACTGCCTAAATCAGATCTCTGCTTCTAACAGCTTGGTGAGACTGAAGTCTTGACTTTCATTTTGAAAGCAGGGAATTTATTATGGAGAGGCCTGCAGCTTTCACAAGACAAACATCTCATGCCAAGAAACAGGCTTAGAGAAGGAATACATCTCAAATTACTCTATGCTGGAATGCTATGCACAAAaacttgggagtaagtgccattgatctcagtgggacttgATTCTGAGTAAATGTACATAGGCTCAGGCCATCAGAAATGGTTTAGAATTCCAGCACAGGGAAATACTGGGAAAAAACCTCAAACAGCAAGAGAACAATCAAAACATTTATTTGTATTCTAGAGAACTTAATATATGAGCCAGCCAACCTTAGGACACAGAGCTGATATGTCTAGTTCACTGTCTTCTTCTGTTGGCTGTGTTTTTATCATTTCTGGGGAAAAATTACAGTCGATTAACCTTTCCCACCTGTTTTGTCAGTGAGTATTTCTAGTCTCCCCcccaaacacagatttaaaaattaattaattaattagatttgtaccctgcctttatATCAAAAATGGTAGTCAAGGAGGCTTACAATCACTAATAGAACTTGATAAAATAACAATAagtcaatactttaaaaacaattaaaaataatgagaAACCCCAAAATAACAGAGTAAAAACAGTATCCAGCTCAAAAGACATTTCCACACCAAAGGCCCGCttgaataaagaggtctttggTTAGAggtagaaggacagcagagataATCACTACAACTTAAttggtgccttccaaatatttGAATCAAAATCAAGAGATTAGTGTGCCACTTATTCATAAAGCACTTTTCATGGAAACAGTGCTTAACACATGAGTagtaaaaatgttcattttataTGAGACAGAATATtgtttcatttacaatatttacccCTATCCCTCATAAAGTGctgaacattttcttttttctttctttgtatcTGCTTGCATCAGGGGACAAATTGACAACCGCGAAAACAGCACACCTATTTTTCCTTTTAATATTCATCAAGGAAGTTGAAATTACATAGGAAAAAATATCGGCTTACCAGCTCTCTCTTTCAATTTTTGGTCGATATAGTCCCGAATACCAAAGTCCAGCTTCAGCAGAAATGACTTCAAGTTGTTATACACCTTCTGTCCAAATTCATTGCATTTGAAGAGTGGACATAAGAAGGCACATAGTACTATAAAGGAAGTGAGAAATACAGATAAATTAGATGGTTTTACAATGACTATGCAAAATAGTATATATCTGAGTCATTACAAATCCTTCTTAAAACATGTAAAATGATTTCCATATAAAAAGATATATGGGCTCAGTTTGGACGAGACGTTAGTCAATgcaatgtgaaaactccactcaacagttgaatttttagggggtactccccacaaagCATGTTCTAACtctaccgttgtgtgactgtgggctaccttGGAGtttagtaaaatccattgtgacatttgatGGACAGTTCCTCTGACCTATCTCCAatcccagtcctcccgatggtatcccatcagccattgctgtaaaaaaaaatcacaatctcggcggctctcctagagtggcacttgcttCTTTcatcgctcttgccagggaactctgtacccagtgggaaaagtcaaaacaacacaacggaaaactccaagGAGCCTGCctcacaacacacaacacaactgttgtgcaggaactctcctttgcacagcgtggatattctgcgtggagtgttttccaaaaaaaccctccaccattgtgtggagttctcccaccagacaacatgtttctcaacagtggcgTAAAATCTCTatcatggagttctaaaaccactgttgactaatgtgttgttcAAACTAAGCCAGTGTCAAAGTGTATGCAAGTTAACCATATCTATTAAGTTTCAAAAAGCACTATGTATATTTTCAAGTGGGACCTAGAGCATCAGAGGGCCTTCCTAGGTAATCTAGCATAGTGGCTAGGGGACAGAGCTGCAAACAAGGAAGTCATGGTTCAAAAAGATTTCCTGTGCGCCATAGATGGCATTAGGCAGGCTTTGCTTTTCAGACTCAACCTCCCATCTGCTAAGATGaggataataatattgacctGCCTTATAGGATTGCTGCAAAAATTCTTGGTACATGAAGTGCCCTGAACGTTCTAACAGTGAAATGATATACATATCTACTAAGAAGTAACCCCACccgtgttcaatgggacttactccaaggtacgCATACATTTGTTTGCAGCCAAAACCTCCATGGAAGTGAATTAGAATAATGTTGTTATTGTGTAAGATAATAAATGTTGTTTCTTTGCTTCTTTTATACAGGTGAATCAGATTTCTATGCTTAAAAAAAGAACTTCAGCTTTGTCAATATTTCACTTTCCTAGCATTTAAGCCACAATTTTTTGCTGCTGGAAAAATGAAATTTTGCTCTCTTAGCAAGCACCTTCATTGCATTGATGAATGCTGTGTGGAATGAGGTTGTGCATGTTACCCTGGGCACATATAAGCCTATAAAAAGTCTACAGTCCACATCCCTTAAGAATTAGAAGGCACTTACATAGAAGGTAGGAGAGTACAATTCCAGGAATGTAACTTCCCAAGATTGTGAAGAACGTGCACACACTGCAGACCAGAAGGCAAAACTGTTCAAGAAAAAGGCATTGAGTAGTAATTAGATCACTGCTGCCATATTCAGCACCTATATGAAACATGGCTTTTAATGTGATCTCTCGGAAATCAGTCAAAGTTGTACAGTTTTCCATCATCGCCATTTCAGTAAAATAATTAGAAGAGTCAGGAAAATGCTTATCatgtcaggcagcaaaacatgtACTGTATAAATTGGACAAGTGGACATTCAAAGGGAAGAACAAAGTGTTCTTCTTTTGGTTCTTTGGTCCACAAAAATTGATTTAACTTCTGCAGCTTAATCCTGCCCTTCCACTATTACTTTggtgcttagagatatttttaaatatgttcagccatacataaatctattaaataaatctATTTAATAGACTTATATATAAATCTTATATAATTAGATTTATAAATACTGAGCCCTCCTTTAGTCTCCAAATAAAGCTTGTGGGGGGAGCGTAATGGCAATAAGAAGACCAGGGAAGAGTGCTGTAGCTCAAGAACCCTGCTTGGTGTTGCAAGGGGAACCAGGTACTGAAAAGACTCTGGCAAAGCTGACACCAAGGCCAGAGAGGATGTGGCGAGGGCCTCTCAAGAGTTTTGGTACATAGAGGTTTCGTGTTGGCTCTAAGGATGTGAACAGTTGCCTGGCAGCAAGGGATAATTTTGACTAGCAAGAAAGAGTAGCATTCCCTTCCTTCAAATTCCTTAGCAATTCATAGACCATTTACACTGGATAGTTTCACTAATTTCACTGCAGCCCTAAACCATTCCAGTAACTTCCTGAAGACTGCaagcctatacacacttacctggatgtaaggcccattgaactcagtgggacttgcttttagccaagtacaggattgcactgttaacatCTTTATTTACAGACATCAGGTTGAATCCAATGGTGGTAactctgctgatggaagcagttctgtTAGCTGAACTGGGATGGGGCTATTCTCCCCCATTGCAGCCTCCTAGGTagccccaaaatctgctctggggagCTGGGAAAACCTCTGGAGCAGATATTTGGGCAGTtcagagggctgcaggggggaggaaagaggaagaaaatctTGCCATGCTAGTGGACTTCACCCACATGACACTGACTCTTATTATTGGCACAACCCAACTGGAAGTTTATTAATTGAAAGAAGGTATATTGCATGCCTCATTTTACCTTGCCAGGGTTTTGATCCTTAAAGTGAGACATTTCTTGGAGAAATATGAAGAAACTCATCATTGCTTCTTCAAAACATTGGTTCAATCTAATTCTGTATTCAGATTTAGAATCAATGACTTCCCACCTGAAAAATAAGAACAAACATTAAACACTCACCAAAGTATCCTGTGATCAAGTGATCTACTTGTTAGTTTTCCATCAAAACTAATTCTGGGTTATTGCCGTTATAAGATAATATGATAGTATGTATTCTTTTCTTGTTCGAGGGCTGATAATTCATTCGAATAACCCTAAgtttttctcttctctttatCACTGTTGACAGTTCATTGGATTATCAGAAGAAAAACTGAGAAGTGGAAGTGAAATGTACTAGATTTTTTCCACATATAATTTTTTAGCCTCAGAGACTAGAGTATCAAAATGCAGAATGAACAATTGCAGAAATGTTACAGCCTTTACAGATGTCTACTTGCTACATTTTGGATATAATCCCACTTCGCCTCTTGTCTAATTGCCAAACAATCTAACACCCTTTCCTTTAGTTCTTCCTCCTGATTTCCCCTCTTGAAAAATAAACCAACAGTATCGATTAATGGCTTTGTTTTGTTCTCTGAAACCTGTTATCTACCTTCAATTACTCTGTCCTCTCACTATTTCATTCACCACCTGCTGTTTGGCTTTCATTGCTTTTTATAGTCCCTagctcatttttttttatcattttatcattTTTGCCTGCCCGTagtcttgatctttaaaccattCAGATTAACCTGCCCACCTTTTAACATCGCACCTGTAGCATTTTCTCACTATTCTTCAACATCAGTGTGACTCAACAATATTACTATTCTTCCATCTATAAATCACGCTCAGGGTTTTTGTAGACCTTGGGCAAGATCTCCAGTGCTGCCCTCCTTCATCCACACATTTCTCCATCTCTCCAAACTCTGCCCTGAGGAAGAAGAATGGAGCCCTGTTGCAAAAAGGGTTGTGTGCTGCTCTGAGTGGATCTGACTCCACTGAAAGTGGCAGAATCTGAGTTGCATGTCTGCAAATGAGCCGGAGAACCAGCCCTCAAAAGCAAACGGCCTGGCCCTGGCTGTAAAACTATATGGGCCCAAATCTGGTTTACGGTCAGTCAAGGACCAGACTACACCTTTCTATTCCTTCAAGTGTAAAAAAAGAAGTGTTTTTTGATTGGTTGTTGtagttttttttacaattttttaaaagttaaggtGACAATTTAATGAGGGGACCTCTAATGCTGGCTTCACTACTATCATACAATCATCTGTGATTAAATAATGACGCACATACGCCTAAAAATGTAACACATGCACGCGTGAAACATGCGTTTTCATCAGAATGCCAGGAAAAGGCCTCAGCTCCCCACCTCATATACACAGAGTGACAAATACACATCTGCCATCACTTAGCTAGTATTTCAAGTGGCACCAATCTCCAGCATGGTTTAAAGACAGCAAACACAACTGCCACATCTTAAATTGTACTTGACATTTCTGCATAAGAGCTTCCCTTGCTCTCAAATTCAAatcaaacttcttcttttttttgtagCCCCTCAACAAGTCTGTCAGCACTGAGGAGGACGAGAACTTTGCGGCCCAGATTTACAGCTTCTATTCTTATGCGTGTGGCAGAAAGGCCTGGAAGCTCAGCGATAACAAGAAGCAACAGGTGAACAAAATTGGTGGTCACAAAGTAAGGCAGTTCTGAACCCTTTCATTGCTTTGGGGGTATATCAAGATGGCAAAAGATCTCTGTCGCCACTTCTTCCCAGCTCATTCTTTACTTTGACAAAGAATTCTAGCCCATATTACAATGACAGCCTAACCTACCGAATGCAATCACACATGGTATTTAGAAACGCCTGAACACTGATAATGAAATGCCCAACAAAGCCAAGCCCCTGGGTCTCTCTTTCCTTACCCCCCTTCCATCTTTACTTGTAGATATTAGAAAAAAACAAGTAGAGATCACctgctttaaaatgttgtattaagatatcccccaccctcttccttacTTCAACCACACTGCCTAATATTTGTCACTTAAAATGTATCCAGATGGCTAACAgtgttttttttggggtgtgtgtgtgtgtgagaactgCACCTGCCCACCCTGCCGGGCGCCCACCCTGCATCTAAGCCACATAACTGGGTCCTGTGCAGACAGACAACACATGATGTttatcccaccctccaccccaaattAGAAAAGCAAGATTTCTATGCATTCAATTCTAAGGCCAGGAGCCAaagtaggttttttttgtttttgcatgtaCTTAACTTGCACAATAGGTGCTCATTTCCCTCTTAGGCTACGAGGGGTGAGGCAGAAGAAGGGGACCTGAAAGGCCTCAGCAGACACCATGTACTGCCC carries:
- the RETREG1 gene encoding reticulophagy regulator 1 isoform X3; translation: MSGDQDLGQSERWEVIDSKSEYRIRLNQCFEEAMMSFFIFLQEMSHFKDQNPGKFCLLVCSVCTFFTILGSYIPGIVLSYLLLLCAFLCPLFKCNEFGQKVYNNLKSFLLKLDFGIRDYIDQKLKERAEMIKTQPTEEDSELDISALCPKVSPAVVAKEMSVSDTDISEVSWTDNGTFNLSEGNTPQTDTSDDFDRPSDHEEAFVRDLTEFPSVENVAGTNDEDDSSIGLPVQQDRKKDHLLTSSNQGSKEAKEGHSAAGLSLPLMNDQAFNLVRAIAGDVVTSVVSAAVRDQLQSIQADPNLNEETDTEEGDDFELLDQSELEQMESELELTKGQDAEPQEKKKSSGFLSNLLGGH
- the RETREG1 gene encoding reticulophagy regulator 1 isoform X2, which produces MSGDQDLGQSERQQHGPAYRNEEYRRNPQEWEVIDSKSEYRIRLNQCFEEAMMSFFIFLQEMSHFKDQNPGKFCLLVCSVCTFFTILGSYIPGIVLSYLLLLCAFLCPLFKCNEFGQKVYNNLKSFLLKLDFGIRDYIDQKLKERAEMIKTQPTEEDSELDISALCPKVSPAVVAKEMSVSDTDISEVSWTDNGTFNLSEGNTPQTDTSDDFDRPSDHEEAFVRDLTEFPSVENVAGTNDEDDSSIGLPVQQDRKKDHLLTSSNQGSKEAKEGHSAAGLSLPLMNDQAFNLVRAIAGDVVTSVVSAAVRDQLQSIQADPNLNEETDTEEGDDFELLDQSELEQMESELELTKGQDAEPQEKKKSSGFLSNLLGGH
- the RETREG1 gene encoding reticulophagy regulator 1 isoform X1 yields the protein MSAASTGMDGEEEEQVVSPPSPRERERVAEEEEEEQEQGCEPEPAGGRCCVMEALAWKRPFCTLAGFLCANLLFWFFALTPWRLYHLVSLILLGVVMMHMMKELVLSRVKGAQLWRSLTDRWEVIDSKSEYRIRLNQCFEEAMMSFFIFLQEMSHFKDQNPGKFCLLVCSVCTFFTILGSYIPGIVLSYLLLLCAFLCPLFKCNEFGQKVYNNLKSFLLKLDFGIRDYIDQKLKERAEMIKTQPTEEDSELDISALCPKVSPAVVAKEMSVSDTDISEVSWTDNGTFNLSEGNTPQTDTSDDFDRPSDHEEAFVRDLTEFPSVENVAGTNDEDDSSIGLPVQQDRKKDHLLTSSNQGSKEAKEGHSAAGLSLPLMNDQAFNLVRAIAGDVVTSVVSAAVRDQLQSIQADPNLNEETDTEEGDDFELLDQSELEQMESELELTKGQDAEPQEKKKSSGFLSNLLGGH